gtttgcccaccccatccTAACATATTGAATATTAAAACCTTAGATTAACCAGACAAAATCATATAGGTCAAGACAGTGTCATATGATCctaaatattttccattatttcaCTGCTACCCAATCAAAACTGATCATCAGTTACTGACAGCGTCCCATGCCTCTGATAGTCTAGAGCTGAGAGAgagtgtgtcagggttccctccctactctgaattctagggtacagatgtggggacccacatgaaagaccccctaagcttatttctaccagcttagggtaaaacttaccccaggcacaaactctttgcccttggagggtacgctgccatcACCaaatgatttaacaaagaatcagggaaaggaccacatggagttcctattcccccaaaatatcccccccaagccagtggcgtagctagggggggagcgggggagcagccactcccccactgagcacaagtggcgcctTGTCAATGTCTTGGCGCCTTTTAAATTTTCCCCTGCAGCAGCACTTTTATtcacccggcggcgctccgggtcttcggcggcaccttGGCGGTgggaccttcactcgctccgggtctttggcggcaccTCCAGTGCGGAAGACACCCGGCGCGAGTGAGAGCCTGCTGCTGGAGagccgctgggtgagtaaaagcgCCACAGCGGGTGGTGCCTTTTTTTTGGATCGCTCCCCGTTCCCTCCACCTGGCTCCGCGGCtgccccaagcccttacaccccctttcctggggaggcttgagaataatatcctaaccaattggttacaaagtgatcaccgacccaaacccctgggttttagggccatagagaaatcagtcaggctcttaaaagaaacagaactttattagaaagaaaaacggTAAaagcagcacctctgtaaaattagaagggaagctaatctcacagggcaatcagatttaaaacacagcgaatttccctctgggcaaaaactttaaagttacaaaaagaaaaccaggaatgcaccttcctctcagcacagagaaaaatcaAGCCAAAACAGAAGtaaactaacgcatttccttgctagtacttactaattctaatggaattggattgcttgctttcttgatctctctccggcaagcacacagaacagacagacaaaaatctttccccacccagatctgaaagtatcttgtccccttattggtccttttggtcagctgccagccaggttacctgagcttcttaaccctttacaggtaaaaggatattgtgcctctggccaggagggattttatagtactgtatacaggttgctaccctttcctttatacttatgacaggGAGTCTGACACTACAGCCCATCCAAGCACACTCTAGCTTGCATGAGAGACATTTAAACTTTGTCCATTATTTAGGGCACTTGTCCTTGCTCTTCTGCTGTTTAGTATCTTGTCAACTACACTGTAAGAAGACTAGGAAGGAGAAAAGAAGTTGGAAAATCTTTTTCCTCTCAGAAAACAGCTAGAGTGATCCAATAAATTAAAACAATCTTAAGTAAAGACCAAGAAGGGCAAGCGATTTCAAGGACAGCTCTATCCAAACAAATGAGACACACAGGCCagtgattctttttctttaagtGAAATGGGATGGCATGGTAAGTATGaaggcaaaaaatattttaaaagaatgagaGCAAACTAAAGGTTGACTGCCAATTACATGGATTCAGCCCTGCCAGTTACCCAACTTTTTTGATCTATATCCCAGCATTCTAACAGGCACAGCAGTTTATAGCAGGCAGCGTAAATCCTTTAATGCCATAGGAAACACTCACCTTCCTCAAGAAAGGTTAACATGCATAATATCATGGTATACCCTGACATTCAAGTGAAATCCACTACCAGCACACACAGCATATTCAGTAGCCATTTCCTAAGTAATCAAGAGAGTAAGCAAGAAAGGCACTTCAACAGCCAAATGTTGGTGTACCAAGAAttcaactttttattaaaaagttcAACTTTTTACATAGAACACACAATTACCCgaggacataaaaaaaaaaaaggggagtttTACAAGGAAGTTGCAAAACGCATTCATGTGAAATTCAGCCAGAAGCTAACATCCAAAATGGGGAGAAGGCTGAAAAATCCCCTCCCGGTGCAGCTCAAGTCTTTCCATTGGCAGCTTTTTAAATAGGTTTCTGCTGAGAGAAGAAGCTGTTGCAAGGGGCTTTAAATCCTGCAGTGTCACAATCCTGAACGTGCGAATACAGATAAGGGGGAGTAGGAGTCACTTGCAAACTCTTCTCCAGACGTTGAATCATCGAGATATGGAACTGTCCATCCCTTCACTGGAGTCTCATCCGTTTCTCTGGGGGCCCTTTAGTGCCAGCACTCTGTTGGGCATTCTTTACAGTCTCCTTCTCCTCGGGCTTTATAGCTTCAGGGGCTGGTTCTGGCTCCTTCTTGATCTGATCcacttaataaaaaacaaaccatcAAATAAATTATAACTCAGCATTAAGGGttttacatttcttttcaaattcttttcAGGTTGTTTTGAAAAGATAATGGAGTTTAAGAGAATAGAAGCCAGTCAATACTTGTGCAGGAGACATTCAGGGCTAGATTCATGGCTGCCACGGTACAGGGACTGGGAGGAGAAACCTTGCAGTTTCCCTATTCTGAGGTTGCCGAACACCAGCACAACCCCCTCAGGCAGTCCTTGAGGTGCCCTAGCTTGCAGCCCTCCTGCAATGGCCCTGATGCAAAATCACCAAGATGCAGAATCAACCTGGCCATTGGTCTCCCCAAGAGCATCTCCTGATTTGGGGCCTCTTGGCTCAGCAGCTCCCTTAGAGGGGTGGGGCCTCTTGCACAGGGGACAGTCTCCAGAAGGcaaggggtgggatgggacatcaTACAGCCTAAGCACAGAGGTGAAGTCCCATCCGGCACCTAGAAAAATTAGGCCCATATTGAGCCTGATTTTGCTCTCATAttagtcaatgacaaaactcccaacAATTTCAGCAGCAGCAAGCCCATTAGTTAGTTCAGCCTCACAACTGAACCTATATCACACCTGGATTTGGgctccttttaaaaatcttgtaatATGTGAGATCTCTTACCTGCGATGGGCTTTTCTCCAGGCTTTTGCtatcaaaaaagaagaaaagaaagtcaGATGAACTGGAGCTTTGTTATTATCATCCTTTGCTAGCACTGACTAAAATATCATCTTTTGCTGTAGAATACTTTCAGCAAGAGGGCTTCTGAGGGATATCAATGAGGAAAGGCCTCACATGAATCGGAACATCATGGCGATGTCAAACAAGAGAAGAGTGACGAGCAAGCCTTCCAGAAGCACTAATTAAATTCTAATCCATATGGAAAATTAACAGCacacaaaaattaaatgttttattctCCAGTCATGCAAAGAACCTTATCCCTTTCAAGTCATTAATGCCTGTTTTCCTTGGCTGTAAAATATGGCTCAAGATGTCTGCATATCCACCAGTGCAAAAGAGAATCAAATTTTGTAAAGAACAGAAAATGAGTTCAGACCATTTGAATCTAGAGCTACTCTTTTGACTCATGCAGTTAGctaatatttggggctttgcaggtagtttcatagaatcatagaatatcagggttggaagggacctcaggaggtcatctaggccaaccccctgctcaaagcaggaccaatccccaattaaatcatcccagccagggctttgtcaagcctgaccttaaaaacttctaaggaaggagattctaccacctccctaggtaacgcattccagtgtttcaccaccctcctagtgaaaaagtttttcctaatatccaacctaaacctcccccactgcaacttgagaccattactccttgtcctgtcctcttctaccactgagaatagtctagaaccatcttctctggaaccacctctcaggtagttgaaagcagctatcaaatcccccctcattcttctcttctgcaggacagaagaaaagaatgaggggggatttgatagctgttatGAATGTTTCATAGGACATCCCACATGAATTATGCTCTCTCTCTGCTCAAGCCTTGACTATGActgtaattaattatttttggtaattttatttatttgcttgcaGTCTTGTTACTCTTTGCAATGATCTGATCAGATAAACCACTAAAACAATGGGCAGggtcaatatttttcatttcttgaTGTAAAATGTTGCACAACATTGCTGCAACTGAGTTGCatcccactccagaggtggctatATTTCAGTTATGGTTGAAGTGATTCCTGTGTATCCTATTACCTGCCTAACATGAATGGTgtaattaatttttgtaaaatacTTAGACCTTCCGATGACAGGTTCCATGAAAGTATTATTCTATTTCAATACCACTTTAAGAATTTGAAATGCACTTCCCTACCAATGCAGTTCTTTCCCACTgagcaaacatttatttttctcccACGGTGTCAGAAGGTATTTGAATTTGGAAGTAGATTAGAATCTGGTCTAATCCAGTGCTTGCCTTCCTCAAAGTATTCCAGAATGTTTTATAACAATTACAGTAGTTAGAAACTAGCCATTGCAGCAACTGTAGGCAAAATACCAGAGTGCATAATGGCAACAGCTCACCCACAGCCTCggacatttaaatatattttattgagtCAGGAAAGTCAATTTGTGCTGCGCATTTCCTTAGTAGTTTGTGCCTCAATAATATTATTTCCGAACAGCTTTGGGAATATTGTTCAGAATCTGCTTTTGCAGGGACAACAGGTGAAGCACAATAGTGCTAAATACTGACTATGGGAGGCATCACATCTAGTAGTTAGAACAACAGACTGTGAGACAGAACATATCTTCCATCCCTGACTCACTCTGTCTTGCTGTTTGACATTGGACAAGTTATTTGACTTCTCTGCACATCAGTTTATCCCTCAGTGCAGGGGATACTTATCTACCTTTTGCAAGAGACCGTGCACTTACAGAATGCCTTTCTCTGTTGATgtcaaatgattttatttttaggtCTTACAGAAACactgtcttttttgtaatttcttGGTGACTAAGTGGTGGGCTTAAGAAGGGGAATAAACAGGTATGTAGAATCCAAAGGATGATTCCCCACCTAACTATTTTAACAATAGGTCAAATTTTGGGCCTGAACTATTGTATTTAATAGTGTGTCCTTATATCTGtatagatcagtgattctcaacctatttatcatagTGGGCTGCATATGTGGGCCACATTGTGTTACGTGAGCCACAGGCTGAGAACCATAGCACACCCCCTCTAAAAACTCCCACAGTACCCTAttcccagtgccccctgcccagagacccTCCAGAGAGTAGAGCCCTGGGCACGGGAACTGGCAGTCAGACCCCAGACTTTGCCATGTGGGGCCGGgcagccgggatcccagaccCAGAAGCCGGCATCCCAGGACCCTGGACCTGGCACCCCGCCGCGTGGGGCCAGGCAgccggcagctgggacctggACGCCGCCGCGTGGGGCCAGGCAgccggcagctgggacctggAGCCAGGCAGCCAGCACCCCGGGACCCACcacctggcagccaggactcagACCCCGTCCAGGGCCAGGCAGCCGGGACCCCCGGTAGAGGGCCAGGAACGGAGCCCCacctaaaacctgggggtgctggagCACCCCCATAAGCCCCTCGTTTCCAGCGCCCCCCACCACCTCACTGCCCAGAACCCAATCCCACAAACCTGCCAAGAGATCCACTCTATTGCCCTCTGCCCCCCTGTAGCACTCaccagccccctgctggcaggagcGCTCCAGCAGACTGGCAGACGCTGtctccccctgagccagcctcaccccctgccagaCCAGAGCagcaatttttcaattttttagcacacagctgtgtgctaattgggccgcaTGCAATCtgcggttgagaactgctgctataGGGCATTTCATCACAAAAAATCCCACAGTTCCTTACAGGAATGACTTCACCAATGgataaaatgcagccacttctgaagTGGAATGTGGCAATGACAACTTAGGATAGGAAGAGAAGAAGAATTCACTACAAATATGTGGGGCGTGTATTTATTCACAATGGAATTTGGTCAGCCTGGTGGGGCTAACAATGTTTACCTTCCAAAAAAACTGACTAGAAGGACCCCTACTTTACATTTAATCCAAGCAAGGGTAGTTTCCTCCACCAGTGCAGGGCTTCCACCACGCTGCTGAGACACTGGTTCAATACTAACTCAGCAGGAAGAATGCCAACTATTGAATCACCAGCTTTCATGAAATGTTTACCATGTCTCTTTAAATCAGCAATTGTATAcacaatgccagctctgcagaagTTCTACTTGTCCAGGAgagtatttttttcccccacaggcaAATAAATTGCATTTGTTAGTTCTTTCCTCATCAGACATTTTGGTAAAGAGTGGGTGAGTAGATTTTTAACTTGGTATCACAGGGGGAGCTGGCCCTGTAAGGGGATTGGGGCTCACTGCTCTCGTGCCAGGCTAAATCCACCTCCCCGAATGAATGCATTGAGTTGGGGGTTCATGATTGGAGCATGCTGGGAGATAATAGGGACAGCCTGAGTTCAATGAGCTTGCCGAGTTAAGGGAGAGACAAAGGAGCAGGGAGGTTGTGTGAGTTCCTACTACGCAGAGACTTTCCTTACATCCCAGGGAGAGGGCCAGGGACAGCAAGAGAGCCCTGAAGGAAAGCTTCCGCAGGTGATCCAAGAAGTCCTCCAAAGCAGCGAGAGAAAAAGGCCAGACTGGAGCTACCTGCAGTGAGGGGCAGGAGCAACGCTCTTAATAGGGACTGCTGAGCATAATGAACTAGTGAGCCTCTAGAAGAGGGCTGAGAATTTCTGGTTGAGCTGTTTTATGTTACAACAAACCAGTCCCCAGAAGGTGACAGTAAATACAAAACATCAGTTGTGTCAGTTTTGTTTGGCTGTGGTAATGGGAAAACTGAGTTGCCAGCAGGGTTTGACATCTGATGAGATAAACCCTGATCCACTTGGGTTGGTAAATTTTCATGGCAATTTTGCAAGGCTACGGCGCACATTTTGGGTAACTCCTTCACCTATGCTATGGAATCTTCCTCTTCATTCTGCATTAAGAGAACCTGTTGTTTTCAAAGTTCCTACTCCAACCAATGCTACCGTTCCACCAAGTACAGTGAAGTCCCACAAGTTGTCCACCTGAGGAGCCCTGATGTTAATGCTGAAGTAACACTGCAGACACAAATGACTATATTACCTGAACAAATCTGGGTGGAAATTTTTGTCTCAGGTCTAGAAGCAAAGCATCCACTCGCTGCCTCTGGAAAATAGAGCTTGGTTCTTCCTTCTTCTTGGCTTTTGGTTTGGCTTTATCTGCAAATCATATACAGAGGCTGAAATGCAACATCACATCAAATGATGGAAGTTCTAGTTCTCTTTTATCTGCTCTTCGTTCCTGTAGAGGGTTGTCCTTTCTGGCACTGGGTGTGGCcattcctcagtttcccccctgctGTTTATCTCTATTTCCCCTTTGGACTGCAGTCTTCTCTCTTATAGTAGGGTAATTCAGTCTTCAGTCTCCCGTCTGATATAACGGTTTCACTCTCTGGCCAAATTAAAGTccaaccacaaaacaaaacatgtctGTCAACGCTCCTTGGGCTCAATACTCGCTTGCCCTGTTGATACAGGGCTTAACGTTCTCTATCCTACTCCAGGCCCCAACTTTTACCCCTGTTGATGCAGGGGAGTGAAGCAGACTTCCTCCCAGTCTCACAGAAGTCCTAGCATGGTGCCTCTAAATAATTACAGGTGCCAACGCTAGGCCTCAAGCCCACACCATTGCTGTGTTGCCCCTAACCTTTTCCTTCACTTCTTTTACCCCTCCCCAcacttctctctcttctcagggctgcggcagggagagatgtttctcccccccatccccagaccTGCCAtggtggggagagatgcctctccccgtccccggctccccccagcccaaccTGCTGCGGCCGGGGGAGAGGCGCCACTCCCCCGACCCCAACCCAGCCCCAAATCTGCTTGGGCAGAGGCACCCCTtgcctggccccaacccagcccggccctgccacggacaggggagaggtgcccctgccccaaccctgcttGGCCCCACTGCAGACTAGAGAGAGGCACCCTTGCCCCAGCTCCAACCCAGCCTAGCCCCGGACCTGCcatggagggggaagaggtgccCTGGCCCAAACCCAGCCCGGACCTGCCACAGACAGGGGCAAGGTGGCTATCCTGTGGCCGCAGCCCTGGACCTGCCACAGtcaggagaggcacctctcccccccagcccaggtgctgctgcagggagagagagctggggggagtcctctctccccaccatagccccagggcagcctgcaccccaaacccctcatctgtgGCCTCACCCCACAGCCCGGACCCCAAGCCGGAgtcctcaaccctctgccccaaccatGAGTCCCTCATCaccgaccccaccccagagcccacacccccagccagagtcacatatcacctccatactggtgcacataacaaaattcattccgcacatgcatgggaaaaattagagggaacactggttatAGGAGTTATGGATGCTAAAGTAAACTTTGGCTAAAAATTTAAGTATTAAGTCCAAAGAAAAGGAGAATTGCTTAATGCACTGAGGGCCCAGAAATCATACCTCGTTCCTCCTGGTCTTTGAAATGCCACCAGTAGCCTTTCGAAGGGTGATATCGGCAGTATGACATGGCTTCATCAAAAGCAGACTGAATTCCATGCACTGCAGTGAGCTTTCAGAAGAAGTCAACATAAGAAAATGTTCTGGAATTTAACAGAGTAATATATAATACAAACGAACAGCCAAGTCTATGCCTAGATACTATTACCTAAATAGTGACTGATAGAGTAGAACATGAAAAAACACTGTATGTTGGTAAAAAGCTAATCAAGTTTGTGAACTACTATGGAATGTAGTTTTACCATTAAAGTAGCTTTTCCCTCCATCAGGCAATTATTTTACAGTTGCTATTTGAAATAACATTTAGATTTTGTTTATAAGACAGACTTTTATAAAACCTAGtgtgaacagaaatatttttgtgatttttgtattctttgaaaacagttttcaaaaatatttctatccAACACAAGTTTTGCAGACTTATACTAGGGCATGAAAAGCAGAAAGTGAAAATGACCATTTTAGTTTTAGTATCCAAGATCGTAAAAGTGCCAACAGCACCAATAGTGAAATGCAAATTCCATTTTAACATCTTTCAGTTAAATTAGGAACTTAGATTAAAAGATTTCTTTAGCAATTTTAAGCCTGACATTGTCCCTTtgagtattttaaaatttaatctctctcctttttcaaCCATTAAGATTATTCCATCCCTAACAGCCTGTCAGAGCTATTAAGGCACACTATACTCTTCTGGGAACATTTCACTTTCATTGCTAATGTAGAGTACTCGGTATAAAGTGTAATTTTTACTAGTAATAGATTATTACACTAGTGACTAAGAACCAACCAAGAACGGGGCCCcagtgtgctaagtgctgtacacacacaaagtAGTAGacgtccctgccctgaagaacttacagtctaaacagaaaaAACAGATACAGGGTAGGGGAAAGGGTAGAACACACAAGCAAAGCAGAGCAATCAATGCGATGGCAGCAAACAGCATGTTAGTtccacaatttatttattttttggtgaggGGAAGGTTAATTCAGAGGGGAtctgctaaatggaaagaaaaagtaAGGGAGGAGAGACATTGAAAGAAAGGGGAGTGAGAAGGACCGGGCAGGGAAGAAGAGGGTTTAATGAATTGTAGTTATAAAAAACTGGATTAGTCATCTTATTTTATTAacgctaatgttaaaattatataatacatagatTAAGAAaggagtgtctgtacatctgggtatagtgcttaaatTATTCAAAAGTACAAAGGTAGGTTTAAGAAGTAATACAATATatatagtacataatcagcaataacccaaataaGATTAATAAATTTAACACACATCTCGTTTTCCCAAAATGGAAGAAAACAGGGAAGAAATTTCTTGAATTGGGTTGGGGGAACAATGTAAAATAAAAGCAGATATGAACTGATAATTGTTTTATATCAACTAAATGCATAGTAGAAACACTTACCACTCTGGAATTTATGACAGATCCCAAATCAGGTGCCTGATAAATCACTCCAGCAATAATATAGTAATCAGCTAATGGGATGACTGTAAATAAGGAACATAGTATCAGTTTAGTCAATAAGCAGAGCTCTGGGTAAGCAAGGGACAAAATTGTTTAATTTCACGGGTCACATAGTGGACTTGTTTTTTACTTGTTTCACCTGGTCAGGATAATTTGAACTTTCAAGCTTTTCCTCCAAGTatagcaaagcactttacaaaaattaGTTAAGCCTCACACTATACCTGTGAAGTAGGGCAAATATTAAGCCCATTTTATAACAAGGAAGCATCAGTTTATATTCCTGTTCCACTGTCACAAACACAACTAACAGAAAGTTAAACTGTTTTTAGTATCACATGAGAGCACTCAGACTAGCACTCCTGGAAGCAGTTCAAATGTCCTTTGCCATTCCAGTAAACCAAACAATAAGCTACAACATGGAAACCAATCATTCCTAACTTTCACTCAGACCTTTCCAGCATTACTGCTTGAAAATGTCACACTCTGCAAACACTTACCTTTTTGGAATCAGGCCTTGTACTGTGGGTTTTCCTGGGAGGCCCAACTAATATAGTTCTGCGACAAACCTTGCAAAGCCCTGTCCACTACAGCTAAACCAGGTTGGAGGTGATCCCTTCAGGGTCTGAACAGCATTCTTTAACCTGACTGTCGAACAAGGTTTCTTTGAAGTTTTTTGAAGTTGAAGTTGcacaaggcttgtctacacaggaggtTTAAACCGGATTAAGTCAAGATAATCCAGTTTGAAAATGCTTGCATACACAAGACAATCTATTATAGCACACTAACTCTGCATTTATCTCAAACTCTGGAGTTCTCTTGCAAAGTGCACTAACTTTGCTGCAAATAGAGTTAGTTTGGTGTATTGTTTGTGTGCACGTAATGCTGCTGAGCACTGCTTTGGCAGTCCTCCAACAGCTATCCCACACTGCTTTGCAGGCGACCGTCACTGATCTGTCTGTTTACCTGTGTGCCCTCTCCTGCTCTGGTGTCAAGTTAACCAgatttcccttcccccatttaAAGCTGgtatagggccaaattttgcccatTTCCCTGGATTTGAGAATATCACAATTACTGTGATATTACTCCAGAAGTCCTACAATATGCCTGAAGGAGCTGCCTGAAGCCATGCTGATACCCTGGATCTCATGGCCATCTGGGGAGAAGCATTGATGCTAAAAGCTCTTATGGCCAGCCACTGGAATAAAGATCTCGTTGTGAACATTGCTAAGCAGATGTCCCAAAGGGATCATTACTGGGATGCCAACCAATGCCAGATAAGGAACAAAGAGCTCAGGAGGACTTGTGTTAAAACCAGGGATGCCAGGAAAACATCTGGCAGGAGACATATAACCTGTCCATTTTTTTGAGGAGTTGGACAGGATTTTAAACATCTACATAACCACCAAACCTAGGAAAGTTGTGAAGTCTGCTGCCACTCCCCTCTCTCCCGAGAGCAACAAGCAGGGCTCATCAGAGGATGAGCATGAGGAGGCCAGTGTAGAGATTTCCTGGGAAAGCCAGGATCTTTTTAGGACTCAGGACCCTGAAACCGACCAGGTAGAAGGTGGGCCTGATTCCTACCCTGCAGCAACCAACCCCAAGTCCCAGGCAGCAACTCAGGCCAGGACTGAGGAGGCAGATCTTACAGAGGGAATCTCAGCATGGAAGTATCTCTCTTTACAATTGTGCTGTACTGCCATGCTACCTTCTGTTCTGGGTGCCCCATGACCAGAGGCACTGTAGGCAGATGTGAGCTAGGAGCCTTTCCAAGTCTGAGGCTCCCCACCtgccctcctttctccccccacgATGTCCATTCAGCATCCCCATACACATTTCCAAAATGGTGGCTGCTCCAGCTGGGCAACCAGCCTCTGTCTCATGCTAAAGCTCCGGCTAGTGGCCATTTTTAGGCCCACGCCATAGAGTGCACATGCCCATTTacctatttttgttttcctttccctcacCCAGCAAACACCCCACTCCTCCCAAAAACCCCGTTAGCTAGTTCACAGTGGTGGCCAGCCGCATGGCACAGCCGCAGCCTCTACCCTGCCCCCTTCTGCGGCAGAACTGAATAATGAAAATGGTATTTTGTGCAAAATTCAGAAGTTTATTGAGACACTGGTTACGGGAAAAGAAATTTGGTTCGTATTCTCAGTTTACATGAGGTAGACATGGACACTGCAGACCCATAAAGTTACAAAGACCACAGCTCCTGCTGAGGTAAAAAAAGCTCTGTAATACATTACAGTACAAAACCTTTACAGTAGAGATACAAAGCTCTTAATGCCTTTTCACAGGCTCACCCAGGGTGCCTCTACACTACAACAAAACACCCcatagcagcaagtctcagagcttgggtcaactgactctggcttgcagggctcaacctgcggggctaaaaatagcagtgtagacgtttgagTTCAGGCTGGAGCTTAGGCTCCGGGACCCTCCCCCTTTGCTCGGtttcagagcttgggctccagcctgagtgggaacatctacgcggctatttttagccctgtagcttGAGCCCTGTGAACCCAAATCAATTTGACCCAAGCTTTGAGACTTGCTCctctggggtgaggagggggaaggatAAGGGGTGTTGCACTGCAGACGTACCCATAGATAACGACTGATAACAGTGAATGTTTCAGACAATCATTGCAGAACCCTGTTTTTCTCTTCACTTTCA
The nucleotide sequence above comes from Caretta caretta isolate rCarCar2 chromosome 6, rCarCar1.hap1, whole genome shotgun sequence. Encoded proteins:
- the MED6 gene encoding mediator of RNA polymerase II transcription subunit 6 isoform X1: MKTRHFIANASPCGERMREQTTDRCVITVILLNTLLQDNLLGISWVDSSWIPILNNGSVLDYFSERSNPFYDRTCNNEVVKMQRLTLDHLHQMIGVEYILLHAQEPILFIIRKQQRQSPTQVIPLADYYIIAGVIYQAPDLGSVINSRVLTAVHGIQSAFDEAMSYCRYHPSKGYWWHFKDQEERDKAKPKAKKKEEPSSIFQRQRVDALLLDLRQKFPPRFVQQKPGEKPIAVDQIKKEPEPAPEAIKPEEKETVKNAQQSAGTKGPPEKRMRLQ
- the MED6 gene encoding mediator of RNA polymerase II transcription subunit 6 isoform X2; this translates as MAAVDIRDNLLGISWVDSSWIPILNNGSVLDYFSERSNPFYDRTCNNEVVKMQRLTLDHLHQMIGVEYILLHAQEPILFIIRKQQRQSPTQVIPLADYYIIAGVIYQAPDLGSVINSRVLTAVHGIQSAFDEAMSYCRYHPSKGYWWHFKDQEERDKAKPKAKKKEEPSSIFQRQRVDALLLDLRQKFPPRFVQQKPGEKPIAVDQIKKEPEPAPEAIKPEEKETVKNAQQSAGTKGPPEKRMRLQ